From the Desulfovibrio sp. JC010 genome, the window ACTGCAACAACCGCCAGAAGCAGTGCTGTAAACACGGCTTTGAAATTTTTAGAAATCATCCCTCGTTTTCCTTGATTTTCCTGCTCTGCAAGGTGATGCGCTCGACTATGGTTTTGTAATATTCATCTTCCTCGCCGATGGCTATTTCCTTTCCGCGCATATTTTTGATGCGTTCAAAAAGCAGATTCACTTTCTGCATCTGCGTATAGCGTTCCTTTTCATCTTCCATATATTCAAGCAAATCAAGGGCAGAATGAATATCTTTTCTGAGTTGCACTTCTGGAGGAAGGTAACCGCCGTTTTTAAGAGCCTTGTAGGCCATGCGCAATTCCGCAGGGATCATGGAATCATCTTCCAGCTCCAGAGGCTTTCCACGGCCCGGAAGATCCTCGAATTCACCCTTGCGCTCAGCTTCTTTGATCCGTGATTCGGCTATGGCTGCAATAATATACATCAGCGTCCTGTATTGCGGGAGAGCATTTCCCCTCCCAGACCGTCTATCCATAAAACTGTTTTTTTCATCACTCCGTCCACGGCCTGCTGGGCTGCATCGGCTACTGACTGCCCGCGCAGGGATTTTACCGGAGCCTCAGCTTCAATCAGCTTGCGTCCCAGCAGTTCCTTGCCGCTGCTGTCCCAGAGGGAATAACGCACCGCGACCTTAAAAGCATCCCCGCCATTACGCTGGAGCTCAAAGGAAGTGATGACCCCGGAAAGGACCAGCTCTCTTTCGATTCCCGGACGGTACGGGCTGACCACCTCGTAGCTGTTCATGCAGTTCAAGGCAGGCCCGGCAATGAGGTCCAGAATTTCCGCCGGGGTGCCTTCCCAGCTCCAGCGGTAGTCGGGCTTCATGACCTGCCCTTTGGCAATGACCACAGTTTCGCGGTCAAGGGCGGGCAGGCTGGTGAAACGTTTCAGGGCCAGCCGGGGCATATCCGGATTCACCTCTTCACATCCGCTGGTATAGCCGTTGTCCCCCACCCGCAGGTAGGAAGACTCCACTGATTTGCCGCCGATGCATCCGGTGGAAGACAATGCAAGAACCAGAATTATGAGGAATGAAATTTTCTTAGTCATGTTCAGCTCCCTGCGGGGGATTTAAGACCTGCCACGGACGTTCACGCAGCGACCGGGCCAGACGATTCATTTCACGGGAAAGACGATTGATGTTTACCAGAATGATT encodes:
- a CDS encoding DnaJ family domain-containing protein, encoding MYIIAAIAESRIKEAERKGEFEDLPGRGKPLELEDDSMIPAELRMAYKALKNGGYLPPEVQLRKDIHSALDLLEYMEDEKERYTQMQKVNLLFERIKNMRGKEIAIGEEDEYYKTIVERITLQSRKIKENEG
- a CDS encoding ABC-type transport auxiliary lipoprotein family protein, whose amino-acid sequence is MTKKISFLIILVLALSSTGCIGGKSVESSYLRVGDNGYTSGCEEVNPDMPRLALKRFTSLPALDRETVVIAKGQVMKPDYRWSWEGTPAEILDLIAGPALNCMNSYEVVSPYRPGIERELVLSGVITSFELQRNGGDAFKVAVRYSLWDSSGKELLGRKLIEAEAPVKSLRGQSVADAAQQAVDGVMKKTVLWIDGLGGEMLSRNTGR